In the Nicotiana tabacum cultivar K326 chromosome 16, ASM71507v2, whole genome shotgun sequence genome, one interval contains:
- the LOC107804933 gene encoding uncharacterized protein LOC107804933 produces MVNHGERLASLEETVDRLRPIVETVPDQSNNLVQRLDDLDRRMRQAENDIANISRDSDEDRQTAAIETANIHGKFEDLQQERADDLAHQQHEADRLTAMQQTINDLTDKLNVVNAALQSLLREGDHHIRGAANLTPIPQKLKIPEPKPYDGSRDAKEVENFIFDIEQYFDAVGHLEESKKVATAAMYLQGDAKLWWRVKHEAIKAGEDTLQTWDELKVAIRLQFFPENVEYNARRKLRDLRHTRSVREYVREFSALMLNIRDMGDKDKLFAFIEGLKPHARMELQRQRVDTLPKAIQAAECLGDYHLGTQNDRPQPSVRGGSNGHHPSNGGPSKSGGDRSASKTKTPPSNSNSAASINNNQGRKPPSECRHCGGAHWNNECPNIKVNAHQTVEDELDTSDSSDDDQVGAFNAIVGSNPHALAGTSACPPKKTSVPITRKGKEKMDEGPPKQARTLMFVELKVNGKPLHALIDTGATHNYLSSTQVERLGLVVQKSKGRVKAINSPPQTLGGTATNVPVKLGPYKGSIDLRIAIIDDFDIIVGLDFMRQTNTIPVPYANMLLMMGEKGAKPCTIPCFPIKMAAENISAMQLEKVVNRHEPQVQATYRSNNQPSCHRPQKTGDAHHRVKTCQPCHKDKSDHSSQPGPSQPSHVPQRPWESVSLRFITGLPQVGNLASIMVVIDQFSDYATFIAAPQNISAEDTARLFFSHIVKHWGLPKNIVSRRDSRFTSNFWTHLFRCFGSTLSHNTDIHPPSDGQTDRFDDMLEEYLRNFATGSQKHWVKLLDAAQLCFNSQKSHHTNKSPFEIVTGQQPLLPQTVNASTMPKSPRAANFSSEWERNMEIVRSYLIRAKERAKRFTKQKRFFSQHQPGDKVMLRIPKQYLFAERTHDPRLQQKYIGPLSIEKRIGESTYQVKTPSWWKIHPVFHVSRMKSLLRYNSKLRQQRGADLPSNNHQKHQHHHHHKAPRTAPTQVGENVMGCFPDMPHDPLAAPHGGLASLTMPSAMVGPVVLAAPSDKRACASVAPPMPLASAQGLAIDNSAACPDNAARADPDASPAPSCRPIPTAPRAQTLMPSTIAQPQASTSSVARAHSNARADPQDKDAAIGLSFSL; encoded by the coding sequence atggtgaatcatggggagcgtctagcatccctagaagagacggttgaccgattacgacccatcgtagaaacggtgcctgatcaaagcaacaacctagtgcaaaggttggacgacctggaccgccgaatgcggcaggccgaaaatgacattgcaaacatcagtcgtgactccgacgaggaccgacaaacggcagccatcgaaactgccaatattcatggcaaatttgaggacctccaacaggagcgtgccgacgatttagcccatcagcaacatgaggcagacagactaactgccatgcagcaaaccataaacgacttgacagacaagctcaacgttgtcaatgctgccttacAGAGCCTACTTCGGGAAGGCGATCATCACATCAGGGGTGCAGcaaacctcacccccattccacaaaagcttaagataccggagccaaagccatacgacggatcccgggatgctaaagaagtggaaaacttcatcttcgacatcgaacaatacttcgatgccgtgggccatttggaggaatccaaaaaggtagcgactgctgccatgtatcttcagggcgatgccaaactttggtggcgggtcaaacacgaagccatcaaggccggtgaagatactcttcagacatgggacgaattgaaggtagccatacgcctgcagttctttcccgaaaatgtggaatacaatgcaaggagaaagctacgggacctccgccacaccagatcagtgagggagtacgtgcgcgaattctccgcactcatgctaaacatacgcgacatgggggacaaagacaaactcttcgcattcatagaaggtttgaaacctcatgcccgtatggaactacagcgacaacgggtagacaccctgcccaaggccattcaagctgcagaatgccttggcgattatcatttgggaactcagaacgacaggccccagccgtctgtccgagggggatccaacgggcaccatcccagcaatggtggcccaagcaaaagtgggggagatcggagtgcatccaaaactaagactcctccctccaacagcaacagtgctgcatccatcaacaacaatcaggggagaaagcctccctcagaatgccgtcattgcggcggggcacattggaacaatgaatgcccaaacatcaaggtcaatgctcatcagacGGTCGAGGATGAGTTAGACACATCAGACTCATCAGACGAcgaccaggtaggcgccttcaatgcaattgttggctctaaccctcatgccttagcggggaccagtgcatgtcctcctaagaaaacatcagtcccgatcaccaggaaagggaaagaaaagatggaCGAAGGACCTCCTAAGcaagcgaggaccctaatgttcgtcgaattgaaagtgaacggcaagccccttcacgcaTTGATAGACACAGGTGCCACCCATAACTACTTGTCATCAACGCAAGTAGAGCGCCTAGGTCTTGTGGTACAAAAGAGCAAAGGccgcgtcaaggctatcaactcaccacctcagacattgggtggaacagctacaaatgtcccagtgaaacttggcccatacaaaggaagcatcgacctgcgcatcgcaatcatagatgacttcgacatcatagtgggtttggatttcatgaggcaaaccaacaccattccggtaccatatgccaacatgctcctgatgatgggagaaaaaggggccaagccctgcaccataccatgctttcccataaagatggccgctgaaaacatctcggccatgcagttggagaaggtagtcaacaGACATGAACCCCAGGTTCAGGCTACCTATCGCAGCAACAATCAGccatcatgtcatcggcctcaaaagactggtgacgctcatcatcgtgtgaagacttgtcagccatgccacaaggacaagtcggatcactcatcacagccgggaccctcgcagccatcacatgtccctcagagaccatgggaaagtgtttccctcagattcatcacgggattgccccaagtcggaaatcttgcatccatcatggttgtcatagatcagttctcagactatgcaactttcatagcagccccgcaaaacatctcagcagaagatacagctcgactcttcttctcgcacattgtcaaacattggggcctgcccaaaaacattgttagtaggcgcgactcacgcttTACTAGCAACTTctggacccatctcttcaggtgctttgggtcaacattgagtcacaacacagacatccatccaccatcggatggccagacagaccggttcgatgacatgctggaggaatatctccgcaacttcgcaaccggatcacagaaacattgggtgaagctcttggatgctgctcaactgtgtttcaattctcaaaagagccatcatacaaacaagagcccttttgaaattgttaccggacagcaaccgcttctcccgcagacggtgaatgcatcaaccatgccgaaatctcctcgagctgccaacttctcgagcgaatgggagcgcaacatggagatagtgcggagctatctcatcAGGGCCAAAGAGCGGGCAAAAAGGTTCACCAAACAAAAGCGTTTcttttcccaacatcaaccaggggaTAAAGTAATGCTACGCATCCCAAAGCAGTACTTGTTTGCAGAAAGGACCCATGATcctcgcctgcaacaaaaatacatcgggcccctgtccattgaaaaacgcattggggagtccacataccaggtgaaaactccatcctggtggaagatccatccagtcttccatgtcagccgcatgaaatcattgcttcgctacaacagcaagctcagacaacagaggggcgcagacctcccatccaacaaccatcagaaacatcaacatcatcatcatcataaggctccgaggacggcgccaactcaggtgggggagaatgtcatgggctgctttccagacatgccccatgaccccttggccgcgccccatggcggcctagcaagcctcacaatgcctagcgccatggtcggccccgtggtcttggctgcgccaagtgacaagcgcgcatgtgcctctgtcgccccaccgatgcctctcgccagcgcccaagggctggccattgacaacagcgccgcgtgccctgacaatgccgcgcgcgcagatcctgatgcctcgccagcgcccagctgcaggcccattccaacagcgcctcgcgcacagaccctgatgccaagcaccattgcccagcctcaggccagcacatcaagtgtcgcgcgcgcccacagcaacgcgcgcgcagacccgcaagacaaagatgctgccatcggacttagtttttccttgtaa